In one window of Thermodesulfobacteriota bacterium DNA:
- a CDS encoding GAF domain-containing protein: MPAEVKNIALIGANKEGLKLLPILLGDQRTRIRLIADPNRNAMLFKLKELGYRIASRFNVETTTDLESLKKIPDLDVIVNALQDQATEKFLESPEFRDVEKLGPLSTRLIWGVRASTAHDGHCQDKVHEQANLLTSFREIVDAVRLTIDRKELLSVILKLATESTRAERGSIMLMNDEKMLRVEIAKGMDEEVVRKIRVSVGEGVSGKVAGTAKPLLLSGKAKSGQFSRPMDRSDVKSAMSVPLVVNGEVIGVINVSSSESTHVFTEEDLNFLTSLAGLAAEVIQRSNEYEKLRVDSAKFTFWKEVDSLMSSNQPMEKRLSAVCKRLVEIVPGLTCFIYILDDDSGRLMLQASSIRDTKGLGLLTLRPGEGIEGASLDGVVDTFLVDRTEHGQIKKVYLSLPMITKGRLVGTLNGQIISHGGLSVYHESFLKDIRTLLAESIWKHKQSEKDKLRSRKMFAVDEAGLEMISMKDPKKLVTIIATTPAVILGAEGALLRIKQAGSKRFQTAATYGLDDAAVRDYFLPFEKETVMEVLRRKEPVMREFSEEASPYIRSVLSKPIMIGEETVAVISLFNKTGDNSIFPCGFTKQDLEILSRFCVYAEKALANMHAPAPKEASKEAEATGPAPLTIFEEKVEQELNRARRFDRGLVLATIRVAGLKDMGTGKSDFETRLIGEIRKKTRSFDIVIRLNEETFGFLFLDTDEKVTRLLHSISAVIANEPAFKSAFSEGRADILYGYATFPREGDSFAELFAKASNRVKLDLNRVQDTELKGLGQQW, from the coding sequence ATGCCCGCCGAGGTCAAGAACATAGCCCTGATAGGCGCGAACAAGGAAGGATTGAAGCTCCTGCCCATTCTCCTCGGGGACCAGCGTACGCGCATCCGCCTCATAGCCGACCCGAACAGGAACGCCATGCTCTTCAAATTGAAGGAGCTGGGATACCGCATAGCCTCGAGGTTCAACGTAGAGACGACCACCGACCTCGAAAGCCTCAAGAAAATCCCCGACCTCGACGTAATCGTGAACGCGCTCCAGGACCAGGCAACCGAAAAGTTCCTCGAATCGCCGGAGTTCAGGGACGTCGAGAAGCTCGGCCCGCTTTCCACCAGGCTCATATGGGGCGTGAGGGCCTCGACCGCGCACGACGGGCACTGCCAGGACAAGGTGCACGAGCAGGCCAACCTACTCACCTCCTTCCGCGAGATAGTGGACGCCGTAAGGCTCACCATAGACAGGAAAGAGCTCCTCTCCGTTATCTTGAAGCTCGCGACAGAGTCCACCCGCGCCGAGCGCGGCTCGATAATGCTCATGAACGACGAGAAGATGCTGAGGGTCGAGATCGCGAAGGGCATGGACGAGGAGGTCGTGAGGAAGATACGGGTCTCGGTGGGCGAGGGCGTCTCCGGGAAGGTCGCCGGCACGGCAAAGCCCTTGCTCTTGAGCGGAAAGGCCAAGTCAGGGCAGTTCTCGCGTCCAATGGACCGTAGCGACGTAAAGAGCGCAATGTCTGTCCCGCTCGTCGTAAACGGCGAGGTAATCGGCGTCATAAACGTAAGCTCGAGCGAATCGACCCACGTCTTCACTGAGGAAGACCTTAACTTCCTTACGAGCCTTGCCGGTCTGGCCGCCGAGGTCATACAGAGGTCGAACGAGTACGAGAAGCTCCGGGTGGATTCCGCCAAGTTCACCTTCTGGAAAGAGGTGGACTCGCTCATGTCCTCCAACCAGCCGATGGAGAAGCGCCTGAGCGCCGTATGCAAGAGGCTCGTGGAGATAGTGCCGGGGCTGACCTGCTTCATCTACATCCTGGACGACGACTCCGGAAGGCTCATGCTGCAGGCCTCGAGCATCAGGGACACCAAGGGCCTCGGGCTCCTTACGCTCCGCCCGGGCGAGGGCATAGAGGGCGCGTCGCTCGACGGGGTGGTCGACACCTTCCTTGTCGACAGGACCGAGCACGGTCAGATAAAGAAGGTCTATCTTTCGCTTCCCATGATAACCAAGGGGCGGCTCGTGGGCACCCTGAACGGGCAGATAATATCCCACGGCGGGCTTTCGGTCTACCACGAGTCTTTCCTGAAGGACATAAGGACCCTCCTTGCCGAGAGCATATGGAAGCACAAGCAGAGCGAGAAGGACAAGCTCCGCTCAAGGAAGATGTTCGCCGTGGACGAAGCGGGCCTTGAGATGATATCCATGAAGGACCCGAAGAAGCTCGTCACCATTATCGCCACCACCCCCGCCGTCATACTCGGGGCGGAGGGGGCGCTCCTCAGGATAAAGCAGGCCGGCTCCAAGAGGTTCCAGACCGCGGCCACCTACGGGCTCGACGACGCGGCAGTCCGGGACTACTTCCTTCCGTTCGAGAAGGAAACGGTCATGGAGGTCCTCCGGAGAAAAGAGCCGGTAATGCGCGAGTTTTCCGAGGAGGCGAGCCCTTACATAAGGTCGGTCCTCTCGAAGCCCATTATGATAGGCGAGGAGACGGTCGCGGTCATCTCGCTCTTCAACAAGACCGGGGACAATTCGATCTTCCCGTGCGGCTTCACGAAGCAGGACCTCGAGATACTCTCCCGCTTCTGCGTGTACGCGGAAAAAGCTCTCGCCAACATGCACGCGCCAGCGCCGAAGGAGGCCTCGAAAGAGGCCGAGGCTACGGGCCCTGCGCCCCTAACCATCTTCGAGGAGAAGGTCGAGCAGGAGCTTAACCGCGCAAGGAGGTTCGACAGGGGCCTGGTGCTGGCTACGATAAGGGTCGCGGGCCTCAAGGACATGGGCACCGGGAAATCCGATTTCGAGACGAGGCTCATAGGCGAGATACGGAAAAAGACCCGTAGCTTCGATATAGTAATAAGGCTCAACGAGGAGACCTTCGGCTTCCTCTTCCTCGATACCGACGAGAAGGTCACAAGGCTCCTCCATTCCATATCAGCGGTCATAGCGAACGAGCCGGCCTTCAAGAGCGCCTTTTCCGAGGGCAGGGCCGACATACTCTACGGGTATGCCACCTTCCCGAGGGAGGGCGACTCTTTTGCCGAGCTATTCGCAAAGGCCTCGAACAGGGTCAAATTGGACTTGAACAGGGTCCAGGACACTGAACTGAAGGGACTGGGTCAGCAATGGTAA
- a CDS encoding molybdenum cofactor biosynthesis protein MoaE, giving the protein MSDLVRIQEKDFSIDEEVRRVTAASNGIGAVVTFLGAARDFSKGETITGLSFEHYPVMAEKKLADIRERALRNFNIIEMGIVHRTGKIDIGENIVLIVAASAHRNDSFMACEWAITELKRTTPIWKSETTSKGDVWVSETP; this is encoded by the coding sequence ATGTCAGATCTCGTAAGGATACAGGAAAAGGACTTCTCCATTGACGAGGAGGTGCGCCGTGTGACCGCCGCCTCAAATGGCATCGGCGCGGTGGTCACTTTTTTAGGCGCGGCAAGGGACTTCTCCAAGGGCGAGACCATAACCGGCCTTTCATTCGAGCATTATCCGGTGATGGCCGAGAAGAAGCTCGCGGACATAAGGGAGAGGGCCCTCAGGAACTTCAACATAATAGAGATGGGCATAGTCCACAGGACAGGGAAGATAGACATAGGCGAGAACATCGTCCTTATCGTCGCCGCCTCCGCGCACAGGAACGACTCCTTCATGGCCTGCGAGTGGGCCATAACCGAGCTCAAGAGGACGACCCCCATCTGGAAGAGCGAGACGACCTCGAAGGGGGATGTCTGGGTCTCGGAGACGCCTTAA
- a CDS encoding glutamate-5-semialdehyde dehydrogenase, producing MSVRDSVLGIAKAAKEASYGVARLDTAAKNRALVNMAEGLLVASDFLKKENRKDVEAATAKGLQKAMVERLTLSDKVIGSMAAGLKEVAALPDPVGEITGMQKRPNGLMVGRMRIPIGVIGIIYESRPNVTADAAGLCLKSGNAVILRGGSEAINSNNAIAKVLKEACAEAGVPSGAIQVIPTIEREAVLEMLKLEEEIDLIIPRGGEGLIRFVVENSKIPVIKHYKGVCHVFVDSSADLGMAERIAFNAKVQRPGVCNAMETLLVHKDAAVKFLPSMYEKYKAAGVEVRGCERTREILKDAVPATEEDWGSEYLDLILAVKVVDGMDEAIGHIARYGSLHTESIVTSDYGNAQRFLREVNSSTVLVNASTRFSDGFQLGLGAEIGISTTKIHAFGPMGLEELTTRKFIIFGEGQVRE from the coding sequence ATGTCTGTAAGGGATAGCGTCCTGGGGATTGCAAAGGCTGCTAAAGAGGCCTCTTACGGTGTGGCAAGGCTCGATACTGCCGCAAAGAACCGGGCCCTTGTGAATATGGCCGAGGGGCTTTTGGTCGCCTCGGACTTTCTAAAGAAGGAAAACCGGAAGGACGTGGAGGCTGCCACGGCCAAGGGCCTTCAGAAGGCAATGGTCGAGAGGCTCACGCTCTCGGATAAGGTCATAGGCTCCATGGCAGCCGGGCTCAAGGAAGTCGCGGCCCTGCCCGACCCGGTGGGAGAGATAACCGGGATGCAGAAGAGGCCGAACGGCCTCATGGTCGGTAGGATGCGCATCCCCATCGGGGTGATAGGCATTATCTACGAGTCCAGGCCGAACGTGACCGCGGACGCGGCAGGCCTCTGCCTTAAGTCCGGGAACGCCGTGATACTGCGGGGCGGGAGCGAAGCCATTAACTCCAACAACGCCATCGCAAAAGTGCTGAAGGAGGCATGCGCAGAAGCCGGCGTGCCTTCGGGCGCGATACAGGTCATACCCACGATTGAGAGGGAGGCCGTCCTCGAGATGCTGAAGCTCGAGGAGGAGATCGACCTCATAATACCGAGGGGAGGCGAGGGGCTCATAAGGTTCGTAGTCGAGAACTCGAAAATACCTGTAATAAAGCACTATAAGGGGGTCTGCCACGTATTTGTCGACTCTTCAGCCGACCTCGGGATGGCCGAGAGGATAGCCTTCAACGCCAAGGTCCAGAGGCCTGGCGTATGCAACGCGATGGAGACGCTCCTCGTCCATAAGGACGCAGCCGTGAAGTTCCTGCCTTCCATGTATGAAAAATACAAGGCCGCCGGGGTGGAAGTGAGGGGCTGCGAAAGGACGAGGGAGATTTTGAAAGACGCCGTCCCCGCGACCGAAGAGGACTGGGGATCCGAGTACCTCGACCTCATACTCGCGGTAAAGGTGGTCGACGGCATGGACGAGGCCATAGGGCACATAGCGCGGTACGGTTCGCTCCATACCGAATCGATAGTCACGAGCGACTACGGCAACGCCCAGAGGTTTCTCCGAGAGGTCAACTCCTCGACCGTGCTCGTCAACGCCTCGACGAGGTTTTCGGACGGTTTCCAGCTCGGGCTCGGCGCGGAGATAGGCATATCGACCACCAAGATACACGCCTTCGGCCCGATGGGGCTTGAGGAGCTTACTACCCGCAAATTCATAATCTTCGGCGAAGGCCAGGTAAGGGAATAG
- the mog gene encoding molybdopterin adenylyltransferase: MVTVGILTMSDKGSRGEREDLSGAEIERMIKTLPAEVKAYEVIPDETDIIKAKLIEYADVLNLDLILTTGGTGVTPRDVTPEATKAVIERELPGMSEAMRAESLKKTPNAMISRAVCGIRKCSLIINLPGSPRAVRENLAVVMPALNHTIEKIKGSKEECGRG; encoded by the coding sequence ATGGTAACAGTCGGAATACTCACTATGAGCGACAAGGGCTCGCGCGGCGAAAGGGAAGACCTTAGCGGCGCCGAGATCGAGCGCATGATAAAGACGCTCCCCGCCGAGGTAAAGGCCTATGAGGTCATCCCGGACGAGACGGACATAATCAAGGCCAAGCTCATCGAATACGCCGATGTTCTGAATCTGGACCTCATCCTCACTACCGGCGGCACCGGCGTAACCCCCAGGGACGTGACCCCCGAGGCCACAAAGGCCGTAATCGAAAGGGAGCTCCCCGGGATGTCGGAGGCCATGCGCGCCGAGAGCCTCAAGAAGACCCCCAACGCAATGATATCCCGCGCGGTCTGCGGGATACGGAAATGCTCCCTCATAATTAACCTACCCGGAAGTCCCAGGGCCGTACGCGAAAACTTAGCGGTAGTCATGCCCGCCCTAAATCACACGATAGAGAAGATAAAGGGAAGCAAGGAGGAGTGCGGGAGGGGGTAG
- a CDS encoding DUF1579 domain-containing protein — protein sequence MATERKPERKMDPEAMKELYIKLGTPGAPHALLSRMAGSWNTKTKSWEPGMPPEESSGTCEQKMILGGRILQQESTGEWMGGTFNGLGFTGYDNNTKKFVSTWMDSMGTAIYYFEGPIDKDGKGFTQRSRYDDPVKGPTEWRSTCRLVDDNTVTFEMYGTPVGGKEEKMMEITYTRKQ from the coding sequence ATGGCTACCGAGAGAAAGCCTGAAAGAAAGATGGACCCCGAGGCCATGAAGGAGCTTTACATAAAGCTCGGCACCCCGGGAGCGCCGCATGCGTTGCTCTCCCGCATGGCCGGGAGCTGGAATACGAAGACGAAATCATGGGAGCCCGGCATGCCGCCTGAGGAATCATCAGGCACGTGCGAGCAGAAGATGATACTCGGAGGGAGGATCCTTCAGCAGGAGTCCACAGGCGAGTGGATGGGCGGCACCTTCAACGGCCTGGGCTTCACGGGATACGACAACAACACAAAGAAGTTCGTCTCCACCTGGATGGACTCGATGGGCACGGCCATATACTACTTCGAGGGCCCGATCGATAAAGACGGCAAGGGCTTCACACAGCGGAGCCGCTATGACGACCCGGTCAAGGGCCCGACCGAATGGCGTTCCACATGCAGGCTCGTGGACGACAATACCGTGACCTTCGAGATGTACGGCACGCCCGTCGGAGGAAAGGAAGAGAAGATGATGGAGATTACGTATACCCGGAAGCAGTAG
- a CDS encoding type II toxin-antitoxin system VapC family toxin, whose amino-acid sequence MNINNPPKFIAEDKSAKYANLFLDTCALFKLLANELNEPGTEILQSYLSRQPGIRIHTSEYCIGEVFGVLKRKWFRDGVLSVDGYLLLINRIRYKIDNKRLVLHDLSLSKYFGESSEIVKKYDVDFLDALFLNHCRFEFASKGIFVTADEKLSQAANDFGVLCWNVLKDSNPP is encoded by the coding sequence ATGAACATAAATAACCCTCCTAAATTCATTGCAGAGGATAAATCTGCCAAGTACGCCAATTTGTTCTTAGATACATGTGCGCTTTTTAAATTGTTGGCGAATGAATTAAATGAGCCTGGAACGGAAATTTTGCAATCATATTTATCAAGGCAACCTGGTATACGAATCCATACTTCTGAATATTGTATTGGGGAAGTATTTGGAGTGTTGAAAAGAAAATGGTTTCGTGATGGAGTGCTTTCTGTGGATGGATATCTTTTGCTGATTAACAGAATCAGATACAAAATTGATAACAAGCGGCTTGTTCTGCATGATTTGTCATTGTCCAAGTACTTCGGAGAATCTTCTGAGATTGTAAAAAAATACGATGTTGACTTTCTTGACGCTCTTTTTTTGAATCATTGCAGATTTGAATTTGCAAGTAAAGGTATCTTTGTTACAGCAGACGAAAAACTATCACAGGCGGCAAATGATTTTGGAGTTCTCTGCTGGAATGTTTTGAAAGATTCTAATCCACCTTAA
- a CDS encoding MoaD/ThiS family protein has translation MVTVRFFAMLKGLAKTEIKEYDISSPLPLDELKSLIKRDFPALKGLLDSRSVLVSINQEFAEKDAVVKDGDEVGFLPPFSGG, from the coding sequence ATGGTAACCGTAAGGTTCTTCGCCATGCTCAAGGGGCTTGCGAAGACTGAGATAAAGGAATACGACATAAGCTCGCCTCTGCCGCTTGACGAGCTCAAGTCCCTCATCAAAAGGGACTTCCCGGCGCTCAAGGGGCTCCTTGACAGCCGCTCGGTGCTCGTCTCCATAAACCAGGAGTTCGCTGAGAAAGACGCAGTCGTGAAGGACGGCGACGAGGTGGGATTTTTGCCGCCTTTCTCGGGCGGGTAG
- a CDS encoding DUF4388 domain-containing protein, whose translation MGVKGRLRDMSLVDIIQIFNAERKTVAIHLGSELGYGRVYLKDGQVVHAVYRDALGAEGFFQLLAWKDGEFEVEPDAVTHDRTINESSEGLILEGLRRLDETRGKDVRAGGNVGDLESIRLMNRLIELEILEKS comes from the coding sequence GTGGGCGTCAAGGGCAGGCTCAGGGACATGAGCCTCGTGGACATAATCCAGATCTTCAATGCGGAACGGAAGACGGTCGCCATACACCTCGGCTCGGAGCTCGGTTACGGGCGTGTGTATCTAAAGGACGGCCAGGTAGTGCACGCCGTTTACAGGGACGCACTCGGCGCGGAGGGCTTCTTCCAGCTCCTTGCGTGGAAGGACGGCGAGTTCGAGGTGGAGCCTGACGCCGTCACGCACGACAGGACCATAAACGAGTCCTCTGAGGGGCTCATACTCGAAGGCCTCCGGAGGCTTGACGAAACCAGGGGCAAGGACGTGCGGGCCGGGGGGAACGTAGGGGACCTTGAGTCCATAAGGCTCATGAACAGGCTCATAGAGCTTGAGATACTGGAGAAGTCCTGA